The Brassica napus cultivar Da-Ae chromosome C7, Da-Ae, whole genome shotgun sequence genomic interval atcaagctcgtGTAGCTGAAAGagccttttctccttggcactcttgatgtcaaagttcagcaactttattgcccatagtgccttgtactcaagctccactggcagatggcaagctttcccatacactaggttgaaaggtgtggtgcccagtggtgtcttgtacgctgtcctataagcccaaagtgcatcgtcaagcttattggaccaatccttccttgtaatccccacaatcttctccagaatagatttgatctccctgttagaaatctcaacttggccacttgtttggggatgataaggagttgccaccttgtgcttcacaccgttcttcttgagaagtccctcaagcagtttgttaatgaagtgggaacctccatcactgattacaactcttggaactccaaaccttgggaagatgatgctcttgaacatcttgattacaactctagcatcattggtggggcttgcaatggcttccacccatttggagacataatcaacagccACAAGGATATATTTGTtgccaaaagatgatggaaatggtcccatgaagtcaataccccagacatcaaacacttcaacttcaaggattggattttgaggcatctcattcctcttggtgatgtttcctcttctttggcaagaatcacacttcgaaacaaagtcttgtgtatccttgaacatatgtggccaccagaatccagcttgtaataCTTTTGCAACTGTTTTGAAGGTGGCAAAGTgacctccataggatgatccatgacactgtgcaaggatcccatcaatctcctcatttgcaaccactctcctataaagctgatccttgcagagaatgtagaggtagggctcatcccagtagtatcttttcacatccttatagaacttcttcttggcatagcccACAAGATTCAGAGGTTCTtttcctgtggctaggtagtTCACTAAATCGgcataccaaggttctttctcCTCTGTTGCTTGGACTTCTTCCAGCTTCCTACCAGTCTCACAGACTGCTATCACTGCTTCGATAGCCATGATCTGCTCCTCAGGAAGTCCTTCGTCAATAGGGATACCAGACTCTACCCTCAACCTGGACAAATGATCAGCtactccattctcaactccGGGTTTGTCTTTGATTTCCATATCAAACTCTTGGAGCAAAAGGATCCACCTCAAAAGCCtgggttttgcatccttcttggccaaaaggtgtctcaaggCAGCATGATCggtgtagacaatgactttagacccaaccaagtagctcctgaacttctcaaaggcaaaaacaattgccagcatctctttctctgttgtggcatacctcatctgagcatcattgagggtttggctggcatagtagatcacatgggttttgccatctttcttctgccccaaaacagctcccacagcatagtcactggcgtcacacatgatctcaaaaggaaaatcccaatcaggtggctggacaattgggGCACTAACGAGTTCACCTTTTAGCTTCTTGAAAGCTTGTAGGCATTCCACATCAAAACTGAAGGTAGCTtccttgcacagcagcctggtcaaagGTCTAGTTATCAAGGAGAAATCcttgatgaacctcctgtagaatccagcatggccaagaaaactccggatgtctttcactgtctttggtggaggcagaccaaccataacatcgattttggctttatccacctcaatccccttctctgaaatcttgtgtcctagcacaatcccttccttgaccatgaagtgacacttctcccaattcagcacaaggttggtgtcttcacatctctgtaggaccctgcacaaatttgacaaacaagcagaaaacgaagatccatagacagagaaatcatccataaatacctccacaacatcctcaatcagatcagagaaaattgacatcatgcacctttgaaaggtggctggagcattacatagaccaaatggcatccttcgatatgcaaaggtaccatatggacatgtgaatgtcgttttctcttgatcattgggatgtatggggatttggaaaaatcctgaatacccatcaaggaaacaatagaatgggtgatttgcaagtctctcaagcatctgatcaataaatggtaatggaaaatgatcctttctagatgcagagtttagttttcggtaatcaatgcacattctatgacatgtgatggttcttgttggtatcaattcatccttgtcattcttaatcacagtgataccacctttctttggtacaacatgcacaggtgatacccatttagaatctgagatagggtaaataacaccagcatctaggagtttaagaatctctttctttacaacatccttcaggttaggatttaaccttctttgatgctcgatagaagtcattgattcatcctcaagatgtatcctatgcatgcacagaGAGGGTGATATCCCCTTGATGTCATCtagtgagtaacctattgcctttctaaatcttttaagtgttctcaaaagttcagatagctcactttcagtaagttcactactcacaatgacagggtaagtttcattaggaccaagaaatgcataccttacaccatggggaagaggtttaagctccactttaggtgCCTTAAGTTCACTCCAGTCATCTTGCTGGTTGTCCTCTTGTTGAGTGACTGAGACTTCTTGGTGAACCATCTGGGGAAGCTCCTCGTACTGATCCTCACTGAAAAACCCCTGGTGTGAATCCagcatcatcccataggcagtactctccaggttctcaaccacctcagcctctttctctacagtcaaagcatgctgtagagggtcctctagtgacaactcttcaaggatttcatcagcaagggcgtccatctcttcaatgtagaacacctgcccttgaactgttggcctcctcattacctccttgatgtcgAAATGGAGAACGTGCCCTTTACCcagatggagatcaatcttgccttctttcacattaacaatggCTCCAGCTGTGgctaagaaaggccttccaaggattaaagggtcttgagcttcttcacccatttcaagcactacaaagtctgtagggatctcataatttccaaccatcactgggaggtcctctaagatacccacagggtacttaactgaacgatcagccaataccagagaaagtctacacttcttgtactgagtgaaaccgagcttcttagcaacagataggggcatcaagctgacactagctcccaaatcgcagagacaccTATCGAATACCATAGgcccaagagcacaaggtaatgtgaagcatcctggatcttctagcttctttggtatgaccagcctctgaatgatagcactgcactcatgagtgagaatcaccatgccctccatctctttcttctttgcagctacagcatCTTTTAGGAACTTACTGTACtgaggaatcagcatgaaagcatcaataatgggcattgtgacctggacttcactcatttgcttgtcaaacagagctttgtacttctctagcaacTGCCTCTTGAATCGACCTGGGAATGGAAGCTTAGGTTCATAggcaggaggaacaaaagaactttcacttgcaggagtgacaacttcaccatctttaactgttttcttctcttctccaacctttccttttcctttggcttccactatcttttccaagatctcgtcattggtcttctcatcaacaatcaccacttcatcatctatggtgatggcaaccccctcactttgtttctcagcatccttggtgagagctctctgaggtaactccttaccactcctgagagtgatagctttcatggtttccttggggttttgctcagactttccaggtagagaaccttgttggcgattttgttgagtgttcatggcagcaaactggttctccaaagctctgaacttgttgttgagctcattgtagctcccatcaatctttgagtgaagattcttcaactcatagccaacatgcttctcacttcttgtttgagattccaggatttgtttcagtagagcatcagtgctgctgactTGAGGGGTGGAGGTAGAGGGATTAGATTGTTGTTGGGAAGAATTGTTgcctttgttgttgaaaccaggaggagggttttgctgtggttgatagctgccttgctgattGTTTCGAGGCTGGTAACCACTCTGatggttgttggaataggatttctgttggtagttgttgtactgaaagttgggctctttcttgtaccagctaccattgttgttgatgaaacacaactcttcctgaccttccaaaccttcaacttcatggacaacaGCTGGTGTCTCTTGGGTTGGGttgccaacaaagtgcagctgctcttgggtagctttatcagcaaggaggatgtctatcttatcttgtagagctttcaactccttcctcgtttgCTTATCATCAgatctactgcctctgtcgtggtctccactgtagactgcatcactcttaaccatgttgtcaaccagctcctctgcatcctcctcagttctccccaagaagaatccattactagctgtatccagtctggccctgtacttaggaagagcaccacggtagaatgtgctcagcaagctctctttagagaaaccatggtgtgggcattgagcttggtaccCCTTGAATCtttcc includes:
- the LOC125590414 gene encoding uncharacterized protein LOC125590414 codes for the protein MSEVQVTMPIIDAFMLIPQYSKFLKDAVAAKKKEMEGMVILTHECSAIIQRLVIPKKLEDPGCFTLPCALGPMVFDRCLCDLGASVSLMPLSVAKKLGFTQYKKCRLSLVLADRSVKYPVGILEDLPVMVGNYEIPTDFVVLEMGEEAQDPLILGRPFLATAGAIVNVKEGKIDLHLGKGHVLHFDIKEVMRRPTVQGQVFYIEEMDALADEILEELSLEDPLQHALTVEKEAEVVENLESTAYGMMLDSHQGFFSEDQYEELPQMVHQEVSVTQQEDNQQDDWSELKAPKVELKPLPHGVRYAFLGPNETYPVIVSSELTESELSELLRTLKRFRKAIGYSLDDIKGISPSLCMHRIHLEDESMTSIEHQRRLNPNLKDVVKKEILKLLDAGVIYPISDSKWVSPVHVVPKKGGITVIKNDKDELIPTRTITCHRMCIDYRKLNSASRKDHFPLPFIDQMLERLANHPFYCFLDGYSGFFQIPIHPNDQEKTTFTCPYGTFAYRRMPFGLCNAPATFQRCMMSIFSDLIEDVVEVFMDDFSVYGSSFSACLSNLCRVLQRCEDTNLVLNWEKCHFMVKEGIVLGHKISEKGIEVDKAKIDVMVGLPPPKTVKDIRSFLGHAGFYRRFIKDFSLITRPLTRLLCKEATFSFDVECLQAFKKLKGELVSAPIVQPPDWDFPFEIMCDASDYAVGAVLGQKKDGKTHVIYYASQTLNDAQMRYATTEKEMLAIVFAFEKFRSYLVGSKVIVYTDHAALRHLLAKKDAKPRLLRWILLLQEFDMEIKDKPGVENGVADHLSRLRVESGIPIDEGLPEEQIMAIEAVIAVCETGRKLEEVQATEEKEPWYADLVNYLATGKEPLNLVGYAKKKFYKDVKRYYWDEPYLYILCKDQLYRRVVANEEIDGILAQCHGSSYGGHFATFKTVAKVLQAGFWWPHMFKDTQDFVSKCDSCQRRGNITRTQRTVRQQTLAARKSKEHEKRAGKSVPVPTHEGGETESEDEPAPTKKAKMSKGKGVAVDRDRAKTPSVEELYDHLKNGVTWAPTRFADLDLLKELGLESDIEDVTCQFLSSLVVTYHDTAHVRQGWGKIRFKVNGREYNMNFKDIGRVMGFQDLEDHSLPKCENLPTELWKLITGNKHSTGADKNSHIRHPSVRYLHRLLVHAFYPRKQAGTTHLSISMDLRATTSSPMTESFPLELSVMLMTTLVVSRGGTKLRTER